DNA from Mucilaginibacter mallensis:
GGCTGGATGAAATGCGAAGCGATAACATCAACGCCATATCCGATGGGTTACGTGACTGGGACGGCATTAATGACTTTTATCCCACTATTGCATCAACTGCGTTTTTATCTACCGCCTGGAATAATAATTTCAATGGGATTTATAATGCCAACACGGTATTAAATGCACTTTCCACCAAAAGCAGTGTGATTGGCAGTAGCGCCCTGGCGACCCGTTACACTGCGGAATGCCGTTTTTTGAGAGCTTTTTATTACTTTCAATTAGTACGGTTGTTTGGCAAAGTACCGCTTATATCCACGCCGCTGACAGCCGGCCAGGTAAGCACCGTTCCGCGTAATGCTGTTGCTGATGTATATACGTTGATCATCAGCGACCTGCAATATGCAGCTACTAATTTGCCAACCTCCTACACCGGTAGTAACATTGGACGGGCAACTTCCTACGCTGCCGATGGGTTACTTGGTCTAGTTTATCTTACCCGCTCGGGCCCAACTTATGGAGTTGACGGCCCAGGTTTGGCCAGTAATGAATATGACAAGGCACTTGCCCTTTTCAATACGGTAATTAACAGTGGCCAGTATAGTTTTATAAGCAGTTACCCTTCTATATTTTCCTATGCTAATGAAGATAACCCGGAGGTTTTATTTGACGTGCAGTATGCGACCAGTCTGAATGGAGGTAGTTTTCCGAGTGATCTGGTACCGGTTGCTTATTGGACGAGCCTGGGCATTTCCAATACTTATGGTAATGGTTACGGCGCCAGTTCATTCACAGTAAGTAATAACTTAAAAAATTCTTATACTACCAATACAGTAAGCGGCACCGATACCCGGTATGCATTTAATATAGCAACCACTTATACGTTAGGCCCTTTTATTCAAAAATATATTAATGTTGCTAAAAAAGGCACCAGTGGTACTGATTGGCCTATCAATTTTATTGTTTTACGCTACACGGATATATTACTAATGAAAGCCGAATGTATCTTGAACGGAGCTTCAGGATCACAGGCGGATGTTGATACAATTGTTAACCAGGTAAGAGCGCGCGCAGGCGTAGGCTCACTTGCTAACGTAAATCTGACTACTCTAATGGAAGAACGCCGCCGGGAATTTGTTGGTGAAGGGCTGCGCTGGAATGACCTGGTGCGTGAAGGTATGGCGGTTACGACGATGAACGCCTGGATTGCAAGCGATGGCTTAGGAAACATTGATACGGTTATTCCTGATTACGTTATTTACCCGGTTCCGTCAACACAACTCCAAACCCAGCCGGGCTTGTATACACAAAATGCAGGCTATAATTAATGGCCTATCTATAAACTATTGCATCGTAGTAAATTTTAAAAACTTATAAAACTATGAAAGCCACATCTTATATAATGCTTGCCCTTATATGGTGCAGCGTTAATAATACCATATCTGCACAACAAAAAGCCAGTAGGCCTAATATAATCATCATTCTTGCTGATGATATGGGTTATTCGGATATTGGCTGTTATGGTGCGGAAACTCAAACACCAAACCTGGATGATTTAGCAAAAAACGGCCTGCGCATGACTCAGTTTTACAATGCTTCCCGTTGCTGCCCAACACGTGCCTCATTACTTACAGGTTTATACCAGCACCAGGCAGGCGTTGGCGATATGGTAAATCATCGCGATGTGCCTGCTTACCAGGGTTACCTGAATAACAATTGCGTTACCATAGCCGAGGCGCTTAAAGCAGGCGGTTATAATACGTTGATGGCCGGTAAATGGCACGTAGGTACAGATACGGCACATTGGCCTGTTAAACGAGGCTTTGATCATTATTTTGGTTTGATTGATGGCGCGAGCAGTTATTTTACGCCCACCATGCCTTATCGCCCTAACCAAAAACTGACCATTGCTTTAGATAATAAAGAGTTTACGCCAGGGCCCGGATGGTATTCCACCAATGCTTATGCCGATTATGCTATTAAATTTATTGAGGGGAATAAGAAAACAAATAAGCCATTCTTTTTATACATGGCGTTCACCAGTCCGCACTGGCCAATACAGGCATTGCCCGAGGACATAGCCAAATATAAAGGCAAGTACATGCAGGGTTGGGACAGGCTGCGCGAGGAGCGCCTGGCACGGCAAAAGGCGTCGGGTATTATGGATAAAGATGAAAAACTTTCACCACGCGATAAAAGCATCCCCGAATGGGATAGTTTAACTCCGGAACAAAAAGAACAATTCGATACTAAAATGGCAGTTTACGCGGCAATGGTTGACCGTATGGATCAGAACATTGGCCGTATCAGGCAAAAGCTGAAGGAATTAGGTGAAGATAAAAATACCGTAATAATGTTCCTGTCTGATAATGGTGCCAGCAACGAAAGTATTAAGGGCCCCGGTTTTACACCAGAAGTATTGGCGGCTAATTATAAACCAGCCACTGACCCAACTTCATTTACTGCCTATGAAACATTGGGTGCTAATGTTAGCAATACCCCCTTCCGTTTGTTTAAACACTGGGAGTATGAAGGCGGTACAGCTACACCTTTTATAGCGTATTACCCCGGCGTAATTAAGCCGGGCCGTATTGAGCGCCAGCCCGCACATATTATCGATTTGATGTCGACCTGTCTAGAGCTGGCCGGAGTATCGTACCCTAAAACCTATAACGGAAATGTAATTACACCCACAGAAGGCGTGAGCTTGGTCCCCTTATTTAAAGGGCAGCCATGGAAAGGCCATAATGGGTTGTTTTTTGAACACGAAGGAAACCGCGCGGTAAGGCAGGGCGATTGGAAACTCGTATCACAGCGCCCGGCAAATAAATGGGAACTCTACAATGTAAAAACAGATCGTTCTGAAGGAAATGACCTGAGTGCATCATATCCTGAAAAAGTAGCAGAGCTTTCGGCTTTATATAATGACTGGGCAGCACGTGCCGATGTTATTCCGTTCGATCAGTTAGGTAAATCTAAAGGCGAATAAACATGGCTATGATGCGTAAAGTGATATTGCTGAGTGCCTGCTGTGCTTTAAGTTTACAAGTATCTGCACAAATCTCGTGGCCGCAAATTACCAGCCAAACCAAGCCCTGGGCACGCTGGTGGTGGCAGGGTAGCGCAGTTAACGAAAAAGACCTTACAGGCAATATGCAGCTTTACCATAACGCCGGTTTAGGTGGCCTGGAACTTACACCCATTTATGGTGCTAAAGGTTCCGAAAGCCAGTTTATACAATACTTGTCGCCGGCTTGGGTTGATAAGTTGGTTTATACACTTAAAGAAGGTAAACGGTTAGGCCTGGGTATTGATATGTCCAATGCCAGCGGCTGGCCATTTGGCGGCCCGTGGATAGGCGATGCCGATGCTGCAAAAGATGTAGTTGTAAAAACCTATGCTTTACACGCAGGTGAGCAGTTAAAAGATACCGTACAGTACATACAGCAGCCTTTGGTTACTGCCGAAGGAGCAGTCCCGACCATTGAAACATTGGTTGATCCGATAGGCAATACTAAAAACCTTCAGGCCCTGGCATTGGTACAGGTGAAATTTAAAAAGCCGCTTCCGCTACAGGTTTTAATGGCCTATGGCGATACTGGGCAAAGTATAGATATTACAAATAAAGTAGATGCTACAGGTAAACTTAACTGGACAGCTCCGGCCGGTAATTGGAACCTGTATGCTGTTTTTATGGGCTGGCACGGCAAAATGGTGGAGCGGGCATCTCCCGGCGCTGAAGGCTTTGCTATTGATCATTTTTCTGAAGCGGCCATTAAAACTTACCTCAATCATTTTTCTGAAGCTTTTAAGGGCAGGGATTTGAGCGGTATCCGCGCATTTTTTAATGACTCCTACGAAGTGGATGATGCCCGGGGGCAAGCCAACTTTACGCCTCAGATTTTTGATGAATTTAAAAAGCGCAGGGGATATGACTTGCGTGAACATTTGCCGCAACTGTTTGCCAAAACACCTACAGAAGATGATTTACGTGTATTGTGCGATTACCGCGAAACTATATCAGATCTGATGCTTTACAACTTCACCCTGCCGTGGCATTCCTGGGCAAATGCGAGGGGAGCTTTGATACGTAATCAGCCGCATGGTTCGCCGGCAAATATACTGGATCTGTACAGCGCAAGTGATATTCCGGAAACTGAAGGAAAAGATCCCCTGCGTTTCAGGTTTGCTACTTCTGCGGCACATGTAAGCGGTAAAAAGCTGGTGTCATCTGAGTCAGCCACCTGGTTAAATGAGCATTTCCTGTCTTCTATAAGCGATGTAAAGCAGGCTATAGACAAATACCTTTTGGGTGGGGTTAATCACATTTTTTATCATGGTATCAGCTATTCGCCGCAATCAGCTCAATGGCCTGGATGGTTGTTTTACGCTGCCGTACATTTTGTACCGAATGATCCTACATGGAGAGACTTTTCAGCATTAAACCAATACATTGCCCGCTGCCAGTCGTTTTTACAGCTTGGAAAAGCGGATAATAAGGTGCTGTTATATTACCCCATTTTTGATAGTTATAGCGAGGCAGGTAAGGCACTGTTAAAACACTATGACAACATGTTACCCGAATTTAAAGGGACGGGTTTTGAGGCTACAGCTACCACAATGCTGAATAGCGGATATGGATTCGATTATATATCAGACAAGCAGATTGCTAATCTTGATGGAACCGTGGGCCAGCTCAATGTAGCTGATCAGCATTATCAAACCATTATTTTATCCGATATTCATTACCTCCCACTTGCTACCTTCAATAAGCTGGTACAACTGGCAACAGCGGGGGCACAGGTCATCATTTATAAAAATATACCTGTTGATGTGCCTGGTCTGGCTAACCTGGATAGTAACCGTAAATCATTTAAAACACTACTCGCCAAGCTTAATTTTACGGATGCCGGGAACAATATTAAAAAGGCGGTAATAGGTAAAGGAGCATTCCTTTTAGGCGATGACGTTGATCAATTACTTGCTTTTGCTGCAATAAAGCGTGAAAGTTTAACAGATCAGGGCCTGCAGTTTACACGCAGGCAATACGATAAAGGCTATTATTATTTCCTGGTAAATAACAGCAAGAATAAAGTGGATGAATGGGTACCATTAGGTGTAAAAGCTAATGCTGTTGTTTTGTTCGACCCTATGTTTAAACAAAGCGGACTGGCAAAACTAAGGCACAATGTAAATGGCTACCCTGAAATTTACCTGCAATTATTGCCGGGTGAAAGCCGCATTCTGCAAACAACAAGTCAGCCTGTAAAGGGGAATAATTTTGCTTATTATCAGTATACAGGAAAATCGGCAGCTATAAAAGGCATGTGGGCAGTAAAGTTCTTAGAGGGCGGCCCTGTACTACCGGCTGAAGTGCATCAAACAAACCTTACCTCATGGACTGCATTTGATGGCGATGATGTAAAAAGATTCTCAGGTACGGCAAGTTATTCCATAACATTTACTAAACCCGCTTATCATGCTTCGGCTTGGGAACTTAATTTAGGCGAAGTGCACGAAACTGCAGAGGTTTATTTAAATGGAAAAAAGTTAGCTGTGCTAATTGGGCCGAATTATCAGCTGCTAATCCCGGCCGGATTGTTAAAGCAGGTTAATCAACTTGAGGTCCGGGTGTCTAATTTAATGGTTAACCGCATTATTGATATGGACAAGCGGAATATTCCTTACAGGATATTTTATAATACCAATTTCCCGGCACATTTCAAGGAAGACCGTGGTACCGATGGTTTATTCAACGCTTCCGGTTGGGAACTTAAACCATCCGGTTTGATGGGGCCTGTAAAGCTTGAGCCACTTAAGTATCTGAATCCTTAGTGAATATCTACGCAAAGGCATGAAAATATACGATCGTTTATGGGCTGTTATCGCTGTGATGCTGATATGCGGTAGTGCCGCATACGCGGATACTGTTGACATGGAACCGGCATGGGTTAAAAATGCCGGGGCTCACCATCTGGCTAAAAAAAATAAGATTTTTGAAGTCACCACTTACGGTGCTGTAAATGATGGCAAAACATTAAATACAAAGTTTATACAAAACGCTATAGATGATTGTTCGGCACTGGGTGGAGGGATAGTAACATTTGCCCCGGGTAAATATTTAACAGGAGCTATTTATCTAAAACAAAATATACAGCTGCAAATTGCTAAAGGCGTGGAGATTTTAGGGAGCCAGGATATTGATGATTATCCTGAAATACCTACCCGTGTTGCCGGAATTGAAATGCTTTGGCCCTCGGCGCTTATCAATGTTTTACATCAGCATAAAGTATCCATAACGGGGGGCGGTATTATTAATGCGCAAGGGAAACCTTTTTGGGATAAATACTGGCAAATGCGTAAAAATTATGAGGCGCAAGGGCTCCGCTGGATTATTGACTATGATGCGAAGCGGCCCCGGGCGATCCTGGTTTCGGATGCTGAAGATGTGATGCTTAGCGGAGTTACCATTGAGCAGGCTGGCTTTTGGACGGTACAGCTATTGTATTCAAAGTTTATTACGGTTGATGGATTAACAATACTTAATAACATTGACGGCCATGGTCCGAGTACTGACGGTATTGATGTGGATTCTTCCGCTGATGTTTTAATCCAGAATTGTGATATTGATTGCAACGATGATAACTTTTGCCTGAAAGCAGGGCGTGACTGGGATGGCCTGCGCGTTAGCCGACCAACAGAATATGTAGTTATACGTAACTGCATAGCCAGGGCTGGCAGCGGGTTGCTAACTATTGGCAGTGAAACATCAGGCAGTATACGGCATGTGTGGGCAACGCATCTTTCAGCTATCGGAACAAAAAATGGGCTAAATATTAAATCTGCTGTTACCCGCGGCGGTACGGTAGAGGATATTCATTTCCAGCATATAGAAATGAAAGACGTGGGTACAGCTATCGCTGTAAATATGAACTGGAACCCGGCCTACAGTTATTCAGCCTTACCGGCCGGGTATGACACTGCGCACATACCTCCGCATTGGAAAAAAATGCTGGCAAAGGTTGAGCCTGCTGAAAAAGGTATACCTCATTTTAAAGATGTTTATATCTCCGATATCCACGTTTCAGGCGCAAAGCAGGCGATAAGTGTAACCGGGCTGCCCAAATCATTGGTCACAGGCTTCCACTTTCAGGATGTAAGTACCCAAGCTAAAAGCGCCGGCAACATAAGCTTCGCCGGTGATTGGACTTTTGACAGGGTATCGATAGTTGCGGAAGATGGCAGAAAAGTGAATATTACCGAATCAGAACAAGTTAAATTGTAATAATAAATGAGTACGAAAACTATGTTTTTGCAATAGACATGAATAAGCTATATAAAATTTCAATAGTACTTTTAGTAAGCCTGCTTACTACATCTTTCTCTTATCAACAAAAGCCAACTTTATACATTATCGGTGACTCTACGGTACGGAATAACAATAAAGAAAAGTGGGGATGGGGAACTATTCTTCTTGATTACCTGGATACCAACAGGATTAACATAAGTAACCAGGCAATACCGGGGCGTAGCACACGTACTTTTCTTAGAGAAGGCAGATGGAGCCATATCGATTCTTTGTTAAAGCCCGGCGATTATGTAATGATGCAGTTCGGGCATAATGACGGTGCTAAACCCGATACCAGCAAAGCCGGTTATCGTGGCACACTGAAGGGTACCAGTGAAGATACCGTGGTATTGACATGGCCCGGTGGTAAAAAAGAAACAGTGCATACTTATGGCTGGTACATTCGTAAGTATGTGCGAGATGCCAGGGCAAAAGGAGCCATACCTGTTGTATTATCTATGATCCCGCGTAATATATGGGTTAACGGGAAAGTTGTTTTGGCAGATCAGGACTTCGGTAAATGGGCAAAAGAAGTTGCTCAGCAGGAGAATGTTCCTTTTATTGATCTGAATAGTTTAACAGCCGAAAAATACAATGTGATTGGGCCAGACAAAGTGAAAGACTTTTTTCCAATTGATCATACGCATACTAACAAAGCCGGGGCCATCATTAATGCCGAGTCGGTGGTTCAAGGCATCGCTCTTTTACCCGGATTTTCATTGAATGACTATCTTATAAAACATAATTGATTCAGATTTTTATTGGTATTTTAAAAACTGTACGGATGGGATGTAAACCAAAAAGCGGGCAAGACCTAATGTTAACTTTTTTAGAATGAGACAGGTCAAAAAGAAAAGTAATCACAACAAAGAAGTCAAGGCACGGCTACGCAAGGATTATATTTAATAGTTATTAACACTTAAAGGGCTCGATTGCTTTAACTCAGTTACGAAATAGTCCGAAAAATGATGAAGGAACTACTAAGTAAGAGAACCGGTTGTATTCGAATCAATTTTATTATATTAAGTTAAATTGACTATTTAAAGGGCGATTTATTCATGATGAAATTATCAATTGGCAAATTAAATACCGCCCGAATTTTTTGTTTATCGGCATTTCTATAGAAAATATAAATGCCTATACATCAGTTTATATTGGGTTCGAATCCTGTCAACTCTCTCAACCAAATCCTAAAAGTCTTTAAGAATATCTTTTGATTACACGTTTATATAACTCATTGTTAATCAATATGGGGCAAATACTTATTATTTACATTATAAAAATAAGAGATGAACCTAGTTTATTACCATTAGAATATCATGTTTTAGGAGTAATGCAGTTTAAGTTTATCTTGTCATAAATGCTTGTTTCTTTTGGATTAACTTTCATTTTGTACTTCTTTTCAAATGCCTTATAATCAGTATTTTAATATTATTTGAGTATAAATGAGTAGTCTTTTTTCTTAAATTTTCTTGCCGGAATACCTTCCTTAGCGAAAGTTTGAATTATTAGTTTAATCCTAACACTGGTGGAATTTTTTTATGTACTTATTTAGTGAATCTGGCTTCTATCAATTTATGATTAATCATCTAAATCATAATAAAATTACATACTACTGTTATTAAATAAAGATTAATTAAGAGCTGAACTACAGGGCCCAAAATGTCAAAATTTTCTACACATCACATCGGAAGCTTTAAAAAAAAACATTATTCAGATTTCTGGTTTACAAATGGATATTCCAGCTGATTGTAAAAGTCTTGAAATGATGATTTTTAAGAAAACCAAAAAGCGGATCAGTGAAACTACCATCAAACGTTTTTATGGTTTTGCACTAGCCAAACATAATCCTTCGTTATTTACATTAGATACACTAACAAAATATTGTAATTACAATAACTGGGATGATTTTATCAAAGAACATAACAATATATCCATAAATTCTAAAACGCATGTTGTTGACTTAGATATTTTGAAAGCTAAAGCCATGAAAATGACCGCCTTTACGCTTCAGGCTTTAAAAAACAGATCAGGTATACCTTTACGCAATGACAATCAAGCGAAGGTTTATGGATGATCATTTTGAAGCATTTTTAAACAGTACATATACAGCAACCGTACTTGTAGCCCCGGTAGGATATGGTAAAACTTTAGCCCTTTGTCATTGGATAGAGGAAAGAATGGCAATAACAGGATCTAATGACATAATCTTGTTTTTTAGTTGTAATGCTTTAATGAATGTTCATTTAGGTGGGGGGAATTTAAATAGTTGGTTGATTTCTTTAATGGGATATTCCAATGAAGAGCATTTTGTTACTTTATTGGAAAATCAGCATAAGAAGGATGGATATGTTTTTCTTATGATTGATGGCATTGATGAAAACTTGTTTAGATATGGGCAGTTCCAGGTACTTATAAATCAATTGATAGATATTATTTCTATTTATCGA
Protein-coding regions in this window:
- a CDS encoding RagB/SusD family nutrient uptake outer membrane protein, which translates into the protein MKIKIYILLFMAIAISSCNKQLDQQPVSSLATSNFYSDNNDFLQAVNGVYSQLKTYPDQMMWLDEMRSDNINAISDGLRDWDGINDFYPTIASTAFLSTAWNNNFNGIYNANTVLNALSTKSSVIGSSALATRYTAECRFLRAFYYFQLVRLFGKVPLISTPLTAGQVSTVPRNAVADVYTLIISDLQYAATNLPTSYTGSNIGRATSYAADGLLGLVYLTRSGPTYGVDGPGLASNEYDKALALFNTVINSGQYSFISSYPSIFSYANEDNPEVLFDVQYATSLNGGSFPSDLVPVAYWTSLGISNTYGNGYGASSFTVSNNLKNSYTTNTVSGTDTRYAFNIATTYTLGPFIQKYINVAKKGTSGTDWPINFIVLRYTDILLMKAECILNGASGSQADVDTIVNQVRARAGVGSLANVNLTTLMEERRREFVGEGLRWNDLVREGMAVTTMNAWIASDGLGNIDTVIPDYVIYPVPSTQLQTQPGLYTQNAGYN
- a CDS encoding arylsulfatase; translation: MKATSYIMLALIWCSVNNTISAQQKASRPNIIIILADDMGYSDIGCYGAETQTPNLDDLAKNGLRMTQFYNASRCCPTRASLLTGLYQHQAGVGDMVNHRDVPAYQGYLNNNCVTIAEALKAGGYNTLMAGKWHVGTDTAHWPVKRGFDHYFGLIDGASSYFTPTMPYRPNQKLTIALDNKEFTPGPGWYSTNAYADYAIKFIEGNKKTNKPFFLYMAFTSPHWPIQALPEDIAKYKGKYMQGWDRLREERLARQKASGIMDKDEKLSPRDKSIPEWDSLTPEQKEQFDTKMAVYAAMVDRMDQNIGRIRQKLKELGEDKNTVIMFLSDNGASNESIKGPGFTPEVLAANYKPATDPTSFTAYETLGANVSNTPFRLFKHWEYEGGTATPFIAYYPGVIKPGRIERQPAHIIDLMSTCLELAGVSYPKTYNGNVITPTEGVSLVPLFKGQPWKGHNGLFFEHEGNRAVRQGDWKLVSQRPANKWELYNVKTDRSEGNDLSASYPEKVAELSALYNDWAARADVIPFDQLGKSKGE
- a CDS encoding glycosyl hydrolase gives rise to the protein MAMMRKVILLSACCALSLQVSAQISWPQITSQTKPWARWWWQGSAVNEKDLTGNMQLYHNAGLGGLELTPIYGAKGSESQFIQYLSPAWVDKLVYTLKEGKRLGLGIDMSNASGWPFGGPWIGDADAAKDVVVKTYALHAGEQLKDTVQYIQQPLVTAEGAVPTIETLVDPIGNTKNLQALALVQVKFKKPLPLQVLMAYGDTGQSIDITNKVDATGKLNWTAPAGNWNLYAVFMGWHGKMVERASPGAEGFAIDHFSEAAIKTYLNHFSEAFKGRDLSGIRAFFNDSYEVDDARGQANFTPQIFDEFKKRRGYDLREHLPQLFAKTPTEDDLRVLCDYRETISDLMLYNFTLPWHSWANARGALIRNQPHGSPANILDLYSASDIPETEGKDPLRFRFATSAAHVSGKKLVSSESATWLNEHFLSSISDVKQAIDKYLLGGVNHIFYHGISYSPQSAQWPGWLFYAAVHFVPNDPTWRDFSALNQYIARCQSFLQLGKADNKVLLYYPIFDSYSEAGKALLKHYDNMLPEFKGTGFEATATTMLNSGYGFDYISDKQIANLDGTVGQLNVADQHYQTIILSDIHYLPLATFNKLVQLATAGAQVIIYKNIPVDVPGLANLDSNRKSFKTLLAKLNFTDAGNNIKKAVIGKGAFLLGDDVDQLLAFAAIKRESLTDQGLQFTRRQYDKGYYYFLVNNSKNKVDEWVPLGVKANAVVLFDPMFKQSGLAKLRHNVNGYPEIYLQLLPGESRILQTTSQPVKGNNFAYYQYTGKSAAIKGMWAVKFLEGGPVLPAEVHQTNLTSWTAFDGDDVKRFSGTASYSITFTKPAYHASAWELNLGEVHETAEVYLNGKKLAVLIGPNYQLLIPAGLLKQVNQLEVRVSNLMVNRIIDMDKRNIPYRIFYNTNFPAHFKEDRGTDGLFNASGWELKPSGLMGPVKLEPLKYLNP
- a CDS encoding glycoside hydrolase family 28 protein; the protein is MKIYDRLWAVIAVMLICGSAAYADTVDMEPAWVKNAGAHHLAKKNKIFEVTTYGAVNDGKTLNTKFIQNAIDDCSALGGGIVTFAPGKYLTGAIYLKQNIQLQIAKGVEILGSQDIDDYPEIPTRVAGIEMLWPSALINVLHQHKVSITGGGIINAQGKPFWDKYWQMRKNYEAQGLRWIIDYDAKRPRAILVSDAEDVMLSGVTIEQAGFWTVQLLYSKFITVDGLTILNNIDGHGPSTDGIDVDSSADVLIQNCDIDCNDDNFCLKAGRDWDGLRVSRPTEYVVIRNCIARAGSGLLTIGSETSGSIRHVWATHLSAIGTKNGLNIKSAVTRGGTVEDIHFQHIEMKDVGTAIAVNMNWNPAYSYSALPAGYDTAHIPPHWKKMLAKVEPAEKGIPHFKDVYISDIHVSGAKQAISVTGLPKSLVTGFHFQDVSTQAKSAGNISFAGDWTFDRVSIVAEDGRKVNITESEQVKL
- a CDS encoding rhamnogalacturonan acetylesterase codes for the protein MNKLYKISIVLLVSLLTTSFSYQQKPTLYIIGDSTVRNNNKEKWGWGTILLDYLDTNRINISNQAIPGRSTRTFLREGRWSHIDSLLKPGDYVMMQFGHNDGAKPDTSKAGYRGTLKGTSEDTVVLTWPGGKKETVHTYGWYIRKYVRDARAKGAIPVVLSMIPRNIWVNGKVVLADQDFGKWAKEVAQQENVPFIDLNSLTAEKYNVIGPDKVKDFFPIDHTHTNKAGAIINAESVVQGIALLPGFSLNDYLIKHN